Proteins encoded together in one Litoribrevibacter albus window:
- the rimK gene encoding 30S ribosomal protein S6--L-glutamate ligase has translation MRVAILSREPNLYSTRRLKEAGEERGHTVDIIDTTHCYMDITSSKPTVRYMGKPLPGYDAVIPRIGASVTFYGTAVVRQFEMMGTYCVNESVAISRSRDKLRSLQLLSRKGIGLPRTGFANYPDKVDDLLKNVGGAPVVIKLLEGTQGIGVVLADTQKAAESIIEAFMGLKANILVQEYIKEAGGADIRCFVVGDKVVAAMKRQAAPGEFRSNLHRGGSAELVRLSPAERKTAVDAAKTMGLSLCGVDILRSNNGPVVMEVNSSPGLEGIEKATSKNVAGMIFEYIEKNAKPNKTRTKGKG, from the coding sequence ATGCGTGTAGCAATTCTATCTCGTGAACCAAATCTTTACTCAACTCGTCGCTTAAAAGAGGCTGGCGAAGAACGTGGTCACACGGTCGATATCATTGATACAACCCACTGTTATATGGACATTACCAGCAGTAAACCCACAGTCAGATACATGGGTAAACCGTTACCAGGCTACGATGCTGTTATTCCACGTATTGGCGCGTCTGTGACCTTTTACGGTACAGCGGTTGTGCGACAGTTTGAGATGATGGGAACTTACTGTGTCAATGAATCGGTGGCAATCAGTCGATCCAGAGATAAGTTGCGTTCTTTGCAGTTGCTATCTCGCAAAGGGATTGGCTTACCACGAACCGGATTTGCTAACTATCCTGACAAAGTAGATGACTTGTTAAAAAATGTTGGGGGTGCCCCTGTTGTGATCAAGTTATTGGAAGGCACGCAAGGTATCGGCGTGGTATTGGCTGATACACAGAAAGCCGCTGAAAGCATCATTGAAGCATTCATGGGACTAAAGGCTAACATTTTGGTACAGGAATACATCAAAGAAGCAGGCGGTGCTGATATTCGTTGCTTTGTAGTGGGTGACAAAGTTGTGGCTGCCATGAAACGTCAAGCGGCGCCGGGTGAGTTTAGATCAAATCTTCATCGTGGTGGTTCTGCCGAGTTGGTTCGTCTTTCACCAGCGGAACGTAAAACCGCCGTGGATGCCGCCAAGACAATGGGACTCTCATTGTGTGGTGTAGATATCCTGAGATCCAATAATGGGCCTGTGGTGATGGAAGTAAACTCATCTCCAGGGCTGGAAGGCATTGAGAAGGCGACCAGTAAAAATGTCGCCGGAATGATTTTTGAGTACATAGAGAAGAACGCTAAGCCAAATAAGACCCGAACCAAAGGTAAAGGATAA